The following proteins are co-located in the Phycisphaerae bacterium genome:
- a CDS encoding pitrilysin family protein → MKSFLRSFVVALVVAAYSTPAIFAANKPEKITTVEGITEYRLANGLKVLLFSDPSKPTVTVNITYFVGSRHEGYGETGMAHLLEHMVFKGTPNHPQVWKSLEDHGASFNGTTSFDRTNYFETMAATPENLEFGLKLEADRMVNSHIAKKDLESEFSVVRNEFEMGENNPLAVLEERIWSTAYLWHNYGKSTIGSREDIERVPIDRLQAFYKKFYQPDNAMLVVAGQFDEAKTLARINEIYGAIPKPTRVLDATYTVEPAQDGEREVTLQRVGDIQAIGAAYHICSGTHEDMPALDVLANIMDTTQTGRLYKALIETQMATQVRASAESLFDPGLISFSAQVEADKPLEPVRKTLLATIDKMTTEDVTREEVERAKNSYLKQFEMLMGDSGRVGVTISNWAAQGDWRLMFLYRDRMKKVTPEDVQRVAAHYLKPSNRTVGVFLPTKEPERTTVPPPPDVITMLKDYKGETAVAAGEAIEATPMAIEARTQRGQLANGIKTALLAKKSRGDRAFVELVLHYGSESTLKGRTDAAEFIAPMLERGTTKHTRREVADELDKLKANVRIGSGGGGGGRRGGRMFGAGGGALGTLSVSIEATRENLPKVIALVGEMLREPAFPQDEFDKLKKQRVSGIEQRRSEPTMQAMNALRRKTSPYSSDDIRYVPTIDEEIERTKAVKLEDVKKVYSDLVGASFGELAAVGAFEPGDLTGQFDKILAGWKSPKPFERVAMAYHEITPEDVILKTPDKAMALILLGTTLELRDDEPEYPAAQMGNMILGQGGDSRLLNRLRQKEGFSYSVSSALSVPSQDRAGSLMIFANCNPENAGPAMKAAQEELQKFLKDGITQKELDDAKKGYAQQVKVQLSQDGALAGMLARQTYIGRTMKFMQEQMDKIDALSVDDVNSAARKHINADKFINIQAGDLQEVTPPAAEPAPSGSAG, encoded by the coding sequence ATGAAATCGTTCCTGCGTTCGTTCGTCGTCGCCTTGGTCGTCGCTGCCTATTCGACGCCGGCCATTTTCGCCGCGAACAAGCCGGAAAAGATCACCACCGTCGAGGGCATCACCGAGTACCGCCTCGCCAACGGTCTCAAGGTGCTGCTCTTCTCTGACCCGTCCAAGCCGACCGTGACGGTCAACATTACCTACTTCGTCGGCTCGCGGCACGAGGGCTATGGCGAGACGGGAATGGCCCACCTGCTGGAACACATGGTCTTCAAGGGCACGCCGAATCACCCGCAGGTCTGGAAGTCGCTCGAGGACCATGGGGCGAGTTTTAACGGCACGACCTCCTTCGACCGCACGAACTACTTCGAGACGATGGCCGCGACGCCGGAGAACCTGGAATTCGGCCTGAAGCTTGAGGCTGACCGCATGGTCAACAGCCACATCGCCAAGAAAGACCTCGAGTCCGAGTTCAGCGTCGTTCGCAACGAGTTCGAGATGGGCGAGAACAATCCGCTGGCCGTCCTCGAAGAGCGCATCTGGTCCACGGCGTATCTCTGGCACAACTACGGCAAGAGCACGATCGGCTCGCGCGAGGACATCGAGCGCGTGCCCATCGACCGGCTCCAGGCGTTCTACAAGAAATTCTACCAGCCGGACAACGCGATGCTCGTCGTCGCCGGTCAGTTCGACGAGGCCAAGACGCTGGCCCGCATCAACGAAATCTACGGGGCCATCCCCAAGCCGACGCGAGTCCTCGACGCGACGTACACCGTCGAACCCGCGCAGGACGGCGAGCGCGAAGTGACGCTGCAGCGCGTGGGCGACATCCAGGCCATCGGCGCGGCGTATCACATCTGCTCCGGGACACACGAGGACATGCCGGCGCTGGATGTTCTGGCCAACATCATGGATACCACCCAGACAGGCCGTTTGTACAAGGCCCTCATCGAAACCCAGATGGCCACGCAGGTCCGGGCCTCCGCTGAGTCGCTCTTTGACCCCGGTTTGATCTCGTTTTCCGCCCAGGTGGAGGCCGACAAGCCCCTGGAGCCGGTCCGCAAGACGCTGCTGGCCACGATCGACAAGATGACAACGGAGGATGTGACGCGCGAAGAAGTCGAGCGGGCCAAGAACTCATACCTCAAGCAGTTCGAAATGCTCATGGGTGACAGCGGCCGCGTCGGCGTCACGATCTCAAATTGGGCGGCGCAGGGCGACTGGCGGCTGATGTTCCTGTACCGCGACCGCATGAAGAAGGTGACGCCGGAGGATGTCCAGCGCGTCGCGGCGCACTACCTCAAGCCGAGCAATCGCACCGTCGGCGTCTTCCTGCCAACGAAGGAGCCCGAGCGGACCACGGTCCCGCCGCCGCCGGACGTCATCACCATGCTCAAGGACTACAAGGGCGAGACGGCCGTCGCCGCAGGCGAGGCGATCGAAGCGACGCCGATGGCAATTGAAGCGCGGACACAGCGCGGTCAGTTGGCCAACGGGATCAAGACGGCCCTGCTTGCGAAGAAGAGCCGCGGCGATCGTGCCTTTGTGGAATTGGTCCTGCATTACGGCAGCGAATCGACGCTGAAGGGCCGCACCGACGCCGCCGAGTTCATCGCCCCCATGCTGGAACGCGGCACGACCAAGCACACGCGGCGTGAGGTCGCGGACGAATTGGACAAGCTCAAGGCCAACGTTCGCATCGGCAGCGGCGGCGGCGGAGGGGGCCGGCGCGGCGGTCGCATGTTCGGCGCGGGCGGCGGGGCGCTGGGAACGCTCTCCGTATCGATCGAAGCCACGCGCGAGAACCTGCCCAAGGTCATCGCCCTGGTCGGCGAGATGCTCCGCGAGCCCGCCTTCCCGCAGGACGAGTTCGACAAGCTCAAGAAGCAGCGGGTCAGCGGCATCGAGCAGCGCCGCTCGGAGCCTACGATGCAGGCGATGAACGCCCTGCGGCGAAAAACGTCGCCTTACTCGTCCGACGATATCCGCTACGTGCCCACCATTGACGAAGAGATCGAACGGACCAAGGCGGTCAAGCTGGAAGACGTGAAAAAGGTCTATTCCGATCTGGTCGGCGCGAGTTTCGGCGAACTGGCCGCCGTCGGCGCATTTGAGCCGGGCGACTTGACCGGTCAGTTCGACAAGATCCTCGCCGGCTGGAAGAGCCCGAAGCCCTTCGAGCGCGTGGCGATGGCGTATCACGAGATCACGCCAGAGGACGTCATCCTCAAGACGCCCGACAAGGCCATGGCCCTGATCCTGCTGGGCACCACGCTGGAGCTGCGCGACGACGAGCCCGAATACCCCGCCGCGCAGATGGGCAACATGATCCTCGGCCAGGGCGGCGACTCGCGGCTGCTCAATCGTCTGCGGCAGAAGGAAGGCTTCTCCTATTCGGTCAGTTCCGCGCTGAGCGTTCCGTCGCAAGACCGGGCGGGGAGCCTGATGATCTTCGCCAACTGCAATCCGGAAAACGCGGGCCCGGCGATGAAGGCCGCCCAGGAAGAATTGCAAAAATTCCTCAAGGATGGCATCACGCAAAAGGAACTGGACGACGCCAAGAAGGGCTACGCTCAGCAGGTCAAGGTTCAATTATCGCAGGATGGCGCCCTGGCGGGAATGCTCGCGCGGCAGACCTACATCGGCCGCACGATGAAGTTCATGCAGGAGCAGATGGACAAGATCGACGCCCTGAGCGTGGACGACGTGAACTCCGCCGCGCGAAAACACATAAATGCGGACAAGTTCATCAACATCCAGGCGGGCGATTTGCAGGAAGTAACGCCGCCCGCCGCCGAGCCGGCGCCATCAGGAAGCGCGGGATAA
- a CDS encoding transposase — MVVSALEHFADERYQLMAYVVMNDHVHVLVQPCGDNLLEAITHSWKSFTANRAQRSHNRKGRVWQDESFDRIVRDEAEFYQKLYYMLNNPFKRWPELTDYSWMGVHEMFKDLFVDRSGGQGRPPH; from the coding sequence TTGGTCGTCTCTGCGTTGGAACATTTCGCTGACGAGCGCTACCAACTCATGGCCTATGTTGTCATGAATGACCACGTCCATGTCTTGGTGCAGCCCTGCGGTGATAATTTACTCGAGGCCATTACCCATTCTTGGAAGTCCTTCACAGCGAACCGCGCACAACGCTCGCACAATAGAAAGGGACGCGTTTGGCAAGATGAGTCGTTCGACCGGATTGTTCGCGATGAAGCGGAGTTCTACCAAAAGCTCTATTACATGCTGAACAATCCATTCAAGCGATGGCCGGAGTTGACGGATTACTCGTGGATGGGCGTTCATGAGATGTTCAAAGACCTATTTGTCGATCGGTCGGGCGGGCAGGGACGCCCGCCCCACTAG
- the gltX gene encoding glutamate--tRNA ligase: MSGDNTIRARFAPSPTGYLHVGGARTALFNWLFCRQHGGRFILRIEDTDILRNIEGAEQKLIDDLRWLGIDYDEGPDIGGPLGPYRQSERRDLYDAAAKKLLASGDAYYAFDTAEELEAMRREATALKQSFKYPRPKVLPTEADAARARSEGRPVVIRFKTPLEPITVHDEILGDVTFAAGEIEDLVIVKSNGWPTYHFAVVVDDAAMQITHVLRAQEHLMNTPKHVFMQRALGYAPPRYAHLPLVFNIDGTKMSKRDKHKVVRTATKNLIKQGKWTADDVARIAECKAAAATAWLDKAETELDMTQVGRLATAAGVEIPEIDVHDFRASGYLPEALANFVALIGWSPGGDREMLTREEMTAEFSLDRINKTAGRFDREKLLAMNTVYCAEAAPERLLAGFRDYAQAGGSPLASLDDKTLADVLRVCKGFRTFHDIDLKVGILFAPDESVQYDPKAVKDVLEKKEGAGYAMLERLLPPLESLEPWTAERIDALVKEICEQTGAKTNDVAQPLRVALTGRTISPAIGETLALLSKERTLRRIRRCLETRNPSQ, from the coding sequence ATGTCCGGAGATAACACGATCCGTGCGCGCTTTGCTCCCTCGCCGACGGGGTATCTGCACGTGGGCGGGGCACGGACCGCGCTGTTCAACTGGTTGTTCTGCCGGCAGCATGGCGGGCGATTTATCCTGCGCATCGAGGATACGGACATCCTGCGTAACATCGAGGGGGCCGAGCAGAAGCTGATCGACGATTTGCGGTGGCTCGGAATCGATTATGACGAGGGACCGGACATCGGTGGGCCGCTGGGACCGTATCGGCAGAGTGAGCGGCGGGATTTGTACGACGCCGCGGCAAAGAAACTGCTGGCCTCCGGCGATGCCTACTATGCCTTCGACACAGCGGAGGAGTTGGAGGCGATGCGCCGGGAGGCGACGGCGCTGAAGCAGTCGTTCAAGTATCCACGGCCGAAGGTGTTGCCTACCGAGGCGGACGCGGCGCGGGCGCGGTCCGAGGGCCGGCCCGTTGTCATCCGTTTCAAGACGCCCCTTGAGCCCATCACCGTCCACGATGAAATCCTCGGCGACGTGACTTTTGCCGCGGGGGAAATCGAAGACCTCGTCATCGTGAAATCCAACGGGTGGCCGACGTATCACTTCGCGGTCGTGGTGGATGACGCGGCGATGCAGATCACGCACGTTCTGCGGGCGCAGGAGCACCTGATGAACACGCCCAAACACGTGTTCATGCAGCGAGCCCTCGGCTACGCGCCGCCGCGTTACGCGCATCTGCCGCTCGTGTTCAACATCGACGGGACGAAGATGTCCAAGCGTGACAAGCACAAGGTTGTACGAACGGCGACGAAGAACCTGATCAAACAGGGCAAATGGACGGCGGACGACGTGGCGCGGATCGCTGAATGCAAAGCAGCGGCGGCGACAGCGTGGCTCGACAAGGCCGAGACCGAATTGGACATGACGCAGGTCGGGCGGCTCGCGACGGCTGCCGGAGTCGAAATTCCTGAGATTGACGTCCACGATTTCCGCGCGAGTGGTTATCTACCTGAGGCGCTGGCGAACTTCGTCGCCCTGATCGGCTGGTCGCCCGGCGGCGATCGCGAAATGCTCACGCGCGAGGAGATGACCGCCGAGTTCAGCCTCGACCGGATCAATAAAACAGCGGGCCGGTTCGATCGCGAGAAGCTCCTGGCGATGAATACGGTCTATTGCGCGGAGGCGGCGCCGGAGCGGCTGTTGGCGGGCTTTCGCGATTACGCGCAAGCGGGCGGATCGCCGCTCGCGTCGCTCGACGACAAGACGCTTGCCGACGTGCTCCGCGTGTGCAAGGGCTTCCGCACGTTTCACGATATCGACCTTAAGGTCGGCATCCTCTTCGCCCCGGACGAGTCCGTGCAATACGACCCCAAGGCAGTCAAGGACGTGCTGGAGAAGAAAGAAGGCGCGGGCTACGCGATGTTGGAACGCCTGCTGCCACCGCTCGAATCGTTGGAGCCATGGACCGCTGAGCGGATCGACGCGCTGGTCAAGGAGATCTGCGAACAAACCGGCGCGAAGACCAACGACGTCGCCCAACCCCTCCGTGTCGCCCTGACCGGCCGAACGATCAGCCCGGCGATCGGGGAGACGCTGGCGCTGCTCAGCAAGGAGCGAACGCTGCGGCGAATTCGGCGTTGCCTGGAAACCCGAAACCCATCGCAATAG
- a CDS encoding glutamine--tRNA ligase/YqeY domain fusion protein has product MSESTHFIQDIIAEDNRTGKWGGRVHTRFPPEPNGYLHIGHAKSINLNYGLAKEFGGKFNLRFDDTNPEKEEHEYVQAIIEDARWLGADWGDRLLYASDYFQQMYDWAVELIKKGKAYVCDLTGEQAKEYRGPLTKPGRNSPFRDRPADENLDLFDRMRKGEFPDGSRTLRAKIDMASANFNLRDPIMYRIVHAEHHRQGNKWCIYPMYDWAHGNEDAIEGITHSICTLEFENHRPLYDWFLDAINEGRTDDGSGPWGKKIPHPQQIEFARLSLTHTLMSKRKLLELVKGNYVRGWDDPRLPTICGLRRRGYTPEIIRAFCADIGVAKFNSMIEVVRLENAARDELNKTAPRVMGVLRPLKLVIENYPECASEDLDAVNNPEDASAGTRKVPFSRVLYVERDDFREEPPKGFFRLFPGNEVRLRYAYYVKCTGVVKDPATGEVTELRCTYDPATRGGDSPDGRKVKATLHWVSAAHAIDAEVRLYDHLFSVPDPTDVPEGVDYKTNLNPNSLETLTGCKLEPSIASAQPGHRCQFERHGYFCVDPDSKPGTLIFNRTVSLKDTWAKLEKKK; this is encoded by the coding sequence GTGAGCGAATCAACCCACTTCATCCAGGACATCATCGCCGAGGACAACCGCACCGGAAAATGGGGCGGTCGGGTCCACACGCGCTTTCCGCCGGAGCCGAACGGGTACCTGCACATCGGCCATGCCAAGAGCATCAACTTGAACTACGGGCTGGCCAAGGAGTTCGGCGGGAAGTTCAACCTGCGCTTCGACGACACGAACCCGGAGAAGGAGGAGCACGAGTACGTCCAGGCGATCATCGAGGATGCCCGCTGGCTGGGGGCGGATTGGGGCGACCGGCTGCTATACGCCAGCGACTACTTTCAGCAGATGTATGACTGGGCGGTCGAGTTGATCAAGAAGGGCAAGGCCTATGTCTGCGACCTGACCGGCGAACAAGCAAAGGAGTATCGCGGCCCGCTGACCAAGCCGGGCAGGAACAGCCCTTTCCGTGATCGACCCGCCGATGAGAATCTCGACCTCTTCGACCGCATGCGCAAGGGCGAATTCCCTGACGGCTCACGGACGCTCCGCGCGAAGATCGACATGGCCAGCGCGAATTTCAATCTGCGCGATCCGATCATGTACCGCATCGTCCACGCCGAGCACCATCGCCAGGGCAACAAGTGGTGCATCTACCCAATGTACGACTGGGCGCACGGCAACGAAGACGCGATCGAGGGGATCACGCACTCGATCTGCACGCTGGAGTTCGAGAACCACCGACCGCTCTACGACTGGTTCCTGGACGCGATCAACGAGGGCCGGACCGACGACGGCAGCGGGCCGTGGGGCAAAAAGATTCCCCACCCGCAGCAGATCGAGTTCGCCCGGCTCTCGCTGACGCATACTCTGATGAGCAAACGGAAGCTGCTGGAGCTGGTCAAGGGCAACTACGTCCGCGGCTGGGATGACCCGCGCCTGCCGACGATCTGCGGTCTGCGGCGGCGCGGGTACACACCGGAGATCATCCGCGCCTTCTGCGCCGACATTGGCGTGGCGAAGTTCAACAGCATGATTGAAGTCGTCCGCCTGGAAAACGCCGCCCGCGACGAGTTGAACAAGACCGCCCCGCGGGTGATGGGCGTCCTCCGCCCGCTCAAGCTCGTGATCGAGAATTATCCTGAGTGCGCATCGGAGGATCTCGACGCGGTCAACAACCCCGAGGATGCCTCCGCCGGCACGCGCAAGGTTCCGTTCTCCCGCGTGCTCTACGTCGAGCGCGACGACTTCCGCGAGGAGCCGCCGAAGGGCTTCTTCCGGTTATTCCCCGGCAACGAGGTGCGGCTGCGGTATGCGTACTACGTCAAGTGCACCGGCGTCGTGAAGGACCCGGCGACCGGCGAGGTGACGGAGCTTCGCTGCACCTACGACCCCGCCACTCGCGGCGGCGACTCGCCGGACGGTCGCAAAGTAAAGGCGACGCTGCACTGGGTCTCGGCCGCGCACGCGATCGACGCGGAGGTGCGGCTGTACGATCACCTCTTCAGCGTTCCCGATCCGACGGACGTGCCCGAGGGCGTCGATTACAAAACGAACCTCAACCCCAACTCGCTGGAAACGCTGACCGGCTGCAAGCTGGAGCCGAGCATCGCGTCCGCCCAGCCCGGCCACCGCTGCCAGTTCGAGCGGCACGGTTACTTCTGCGTGGACCCGGATTCCAAGCCCGGCACGCTCATCTTCAACCGCACCGTTTCGCTCAAGGATACGTGGGCGAAGTTGGAAAAGAAGAAGTGA
- the guaA gene encoding glutamine-hydrolyzing GMP synthase: MAQQTIAILDFGAQYVQLIARRVRENQVHSLVFAPDVSPEQLRKNNVIGIILSGGPASTYAAKAPKPQPGIFDLGLPVLGICYGMQVACQQLGAKVVASSQREFGRTKLEVVAGDSLLAHIPKATTVWMSHGDIVTSFGAEFVTLARTPTCPHAVVRHRDRPLWGVQFHPEVTHTPEGGQILRNFLYDICKADGSWNAGSIIDQSVEAIRAKVRPGSQVICGLSGGVDSAVTAALVHKAVPDRLTCIFVDNGLLRANERDRVEAIFRGHFKLELRVVDAAERFLKRLAGVTDPQEKRIRIGHEFIEVFKEEARRIPNAHYLAQGTLYPDVIESGHSTAGTTANIKLHHNVGGLPAELGFELIEPLRDLFKDEARVIGEVLGLPEEMIWRHPFPGPGLAVRIIGDVTRERCDLLRQADRIITEEIAASGWQRKVAQAFGVLMPVSSVGVMGDGRAYAGQQAVAVRLVESTDFMTADWVHIDPGILSRISTRITNEVPGINRVVYDITSKPPGTIEWE, encoded by the coding sequence ATGGCCCAACAGACTATCGCCATTCTCGACTTCGGGGCGCAGTACGTGCAGCTCATCGCCCGGCGGGTCCGCGAGAATCAGGTCCATTCGCTGGTCTTCGCGCCGGATGTATCGCCGGAACAGCTCAGGAAGAACAACGTCATCGGCATCATTCTTAGTGGCGGGCCGGCCAGCACCTACGCCGCCAAGGCCCCCAAACCGCAACCTGGAATCTTTGACCTCGGCCTGCCGGTGCTGGGGATTTGTTACGGGATGCAGGTCGCCTGCCAGCAATTGGGGGCGAAGGTGGTGGCGTCATCGCAGCGGGAGTTCGGGCGGACCAAGCTGGAAGTCGTCGCGGGAGATTCGCTGCTCGCGCACATCCCGAAGGCGACGACGGTCTGGATGTCGCACGGCGATATCGTGACCAGTTTCGGTGCGGAGTTTGTCACGCTCGCGCGGACGCCCACGTGTCCCCATGCAGTGGTTCGCCACCGCGATCGACCCCTGTGGGGCGTGCAGTTTCATCCGGAGGTGACACACACACCCGAGGGTGGTCAGATTCTTCGCAATTTTCTCTATGACATCTGCAAGGCCGACGGCTCGTGGAACGCGGGCTCGATCATCGACCAGTCGGTCGAGGCGATCCGCGCCAAGGTGCGGCCCGGATCGCAAGTGATCTGCGGACTCTCCGGCGGAGTAGACTCGGCGGTTACGGCGGCGCTGGTCCACAAGGCCGTCCCCGATCGACTGACGTGCATTTTCGTCGACAACGGCCTGCTCCGAGCCAACGAGCGCGATCGCGTAGAGGCGATCTTCCGCGGTCACTTCAAACTGGAGCTTCGCGTCGTCGACGCCGCCGAGCGGTTTTTGAAGAGGCTGGCGGGCGTGACGGACCCGCAGGAAAAACGGATTCGGATCGGCCACGAATTCATCGAGGTCTTCAAGGAAGAGGCCCGGCGCATCCCCAACGCGCATTATCTGGCGCAGGGGACGCTCTACCCGGACGTGATCGAGTCCGGCCACTCCACCGCCGGGACGACCGCGAACATCAAATTGCATCACAACGTCGGCGGCCTGCCGGCGGAACTCGGCTTCGAGCTGATCGAGCCGCTCCGCGACCTTTTCAAGGACGAGGCCCGAGTCATCGGCGAAGTCCTGGGCCTGCCCGAGGAAATGATCTGGCGGCACCCCTTCCCCGGCCCCGGACTGGCCGTGCGGATCATCGGCGACGTAACGCGCGAGCGCTGCGACCTCCTGCGCCAGGCCGACCGGATCATCACCGAGGAGATCGCCGCCTCCGGCTGGCAGCGCAAGGTCGCGCAGGCCTTCGGCGTGCTCATGCCGGTCTCCAGCGTCGGCGTCATGGGCGATGGACGGGCCTACGCCGGACAGCAGGCTGTCGCGGTGCGCCTCGTGGAATCGACGGATTTCATGACCGCCGACTGGGTGCACATTGACCCCGGCATCCTCTCGCGGATCTCGACGCGGATCACGAACGAAGTGCCCGGCATCAATCGCGTGGTCTACGATATCACCAGCAAGCCGCCCGGCACGATCGAGTGGGAGTAG
- a CDS encoding type II toxin-antitoxin system HicA family toxin, with amino-acid sequence MKVREVIRMIEADGWYLVATRGSHRQYKHATKPGRVTVPGKPGDDIMKGSLNSILKQAQLKGPP; translated from the coding sequence ATGAAAGTCAGAGAAGTCATACGTATGATCGAAGCTGATGGCTGGTATCTCGTCGCCACGCGAGGCAGTCACAGGCAGTACAAACATGCGACAAAGCCCGGTCGAGTGACCGTTCCCGGCAAGCCCGGGGATGATATAATGAAGGGATCTCTCAACAGCATTCTGAAGCAGGCACAACTCAAGGGACCGCCATGA
- a CDS encoding Rrf2 family transcriptional regulator → MIYSTGCEYGIRALMNMARQAPDGRFLLLRKVVGGDELPAHFVGKILQTLVREKILISAKGRGGGFALERPPEKITLRQIVDAVDGPQRIQQCILGFSSCDDTQHCPQHDEWVEVRQHIERMLDHTTLADLVRSQDRKRARSGRPVARRK, encoded by the coding sequence ATGATCTACTCGACCGGTTGCGAATATGGCATTCGTGCGTTGATGAATATGGCCCGCCAGGCGCCGGACGGGAGATTCCTGCTCCTGCGCAAGGTCGTGGGGGGCGACGAATTGCCGGCGCACTTCGTGGGGAAGATCCTCCAAACGCTCGTTCGCGAGAAGATTCTCATCTCCGCCAAGGGACGCGGGGGCGGCTTTGCCCTGGAGCGCCCGCCGGAGAAGATCACCCTTCGTCAGATCGTCGATGCGGTGGACGGCCCTCAGCGGATTCAGCAATGCATTCTCGGCTTTTCGTCCTGCGACGATACCCAGCATTGCCCGCAACACGACGAATGGGTCGAGGTCCGGCAGCACATTGAGCGCATGCTGGATCACACGACGCTGGCCGATCTCGTCCGGTCGCAGGATCGCAAACGCGCCCGCTCCGGCCGCCCGGTCGCTCGCCGAAAATGA
- a CDS encoding PilT/PilU family type 4a pilus ATPase, translating to MNLTQLLTNMHGMQASDLHLVAGYPPMYRIHGELAAADGAAIPKGGVLPLVAAIAPPEVKSRLDGQTDLDFAMQIGEGPGAQRFRVNVFSARGESGACIRAIPGEIPGLTDLGFPAELAERIVVLKNGLVLVTGITGSGKTTSIAALIQLLNARGGCRIITIEEPIEYLYPPTTGSLVTQREVGTDVPSFYDGLRYGLRQDPDVLLVGEIRDRETAQLALSAAETGHLIFATLHTPDAKGAVSRLIDLFPPEQHDDIRTQLSMSLRYVIAQHLLPTDAGGRRVLGLEVMVANFAVRSAIRAGKIEGLDSAIQSGRRDGMWPLDADLKRLLLEGKISIDTARSFAKDPEEFGR from the coding sequence ATGAATCTTACTCAGCTTCTAACGAACATGCATGGGATGCAGGCGTCCGACCTGCATCTGGTCGCCGGGTATCCGCCGATGTATCGCATCCATGGCGAACTGGCGGCGGCGGACGGGGCCGCGATCCCGAAAGGCGGCGTTTTGCCGCTCGTCGCCGCGATCGCGCCGCCGGAAGTCAAATCGCGGCTCGATGGGCAGACCGACCTCGACTTTGCCATGCAGATCGGCGAGGGACCGGGGGCGCAGCGGTTTCGCGTTAACGTCTTTTCGGCGCGCGGGGAGAGCGGGGCTTGCATCCGCGCGATCCCCGGCGAGATTCCGGGCCTCACCGATCTGGGCTTTCCCGCTGAACTGGCCGAGCGGATCGTCGTCCTCAAGAACGGCCTCGTCCTCGTGACCGGCATCACCGGCAGCGGCAAGACGACGAGCATCGCGGCGCTGATCCAGCTTCTCAACGCGCGCGGCGGTTGTCGCATCATCACCATCGAGGAGCCGATCGAATACCTCTACCCGCCGACGACCGGCAGCCTCGTTACCCAGCGCGAGGTCGGCACCGACGTGCCCAGCTTCTACGACGGCCTGCGTTACGGTCTGCGGCAGGACCCGGACGTCCTGCTCGTCGGGGAGATTCGTGACCGCGAGACGGCGCAGCTTGCCCTGTCCGCGGCGGAGACGGGGCACCTGATCTTCGCGACGCTGCACACGCCGGACGCCAAGGGGGCGGTCTCGCGGCTCATCGACCTGTTTCCGCCGGAGCAGCACGACGACATCCGCACGCAGCTTTCGATGAGCCTGCGGTACGTCATCGCCCAGCATCTGCTGCCCACGGACGCGGGCGGGCGACGGGTGCTGGGGCTGGAGGTAATGGTCGCGAACTTCGCGGTGCGAAGCGCGATTCGCGCGGGCAAGATCGAGGGCCTGGACTCGGCGATTCAGAGCGGCCGGCGCGACGGCATGTGGCCGCTGGACGCGGACCTCAAGCGGCTGCTGCTCGAAGGGAAGATCAGCATCGACACGGCACGGTCGTTCGCGAAGGACCCGGAAGAGTTCGGGCGATGA
- the galE gene encoding UDP-glucose 4-epimerase GalE gives MKVLVTGGAGYVGSHCVRALLAAKHDVTVLDNLSAGHAAAVPSDARLVVGELEDIDLLEGLFSLGRFDAVMHFAAFIEVGESVLHPLRFYENNVGNSVKLLSAMEQHGVKRMVFSSTCATYGVPERMPITEDMPQRPASPYARAKLAVEWALADSAAAWGLGYVALRYFNAAGAAADGTIGEDHHPETHLIPNVLMVALGQRPHVKIFGTDYPTPDGTCVRDYVHVEDLAAAHLKAIEVVQTGEARAYNAGTGQGATVREVVEVARKITGHAIPVEESPRREGDVPVLCADSTKIRRELGWVPRFETLEPIVASAWEWHREHPRGFDDRPTR, from the coding sequence ATGAAAGTCCTCGTCACAGGCGGAGCGGGTTACGTTGGCAGCCACTGCGTCCGCGCCCTCCTGGCCGCCAAACATGACGTCACCGTCCTCGACAACCTCTCCGCCGGTCACGCCGCCGCCGTGCCCAGTGACGCACGGCTCGTCGTCGGCGAGCTGGAGGACATCGATCTGCTCGAGGGCCTTTTCTCGCTCGGCCGCTTCGACGCGGTCATGCACTTCGCGGCGTTCATCGAAGTCGGCGAGTCGGTCCTGCACCCGCTGCGCTTCTACGAAAACAACGTCGGCAATTCGGTCAAACTCCTCTCCGCCATGGAGCAGCACGGCGTTAAGCGGATGGTCTTCAGCTCCACGTGCGCGACCTACGGCGTGCCCGAGCGGATGCCGATCACCGAGGACATGCCGCAGCGGCCGGCCAGCCCCTACGCCCGGGCGAAGCTCGCGGTCGAGTGGGCCCTGGCGGACTCGGCGGCAGCGTGGGGTCTCGGCTACGTCGCCCTGCGCTATTTCAATGCGGCCGGCGCCGCGGCGGATGGCACGATCGGCGAGGACCACCACCCCGAGACGCATCTGATCCCTAATGTGCTGATGGTCGCCTTGGGCCAGCGGCCGCACGTGAAGATCTTCGGGACGGACTACCCGACCCCCGACGGCACCTGCGTCCGCGACTACGTCCACGTCGAGGACCTGGCGGCGGCGCACCTGAAGGCGATCGAGGTCGTCCAGACCGGCGAGGCCCGCGCCTACAACGCGGGCACGGGGCAGGGAGCGACCGTCCGCGAGGTGGTGGAGGTCGCCCGCAAGATCACGGGACATGCCATCCCGGTCGAAGAATCTCCGCGCCGCGAGGGCGATGTGCCGGTCTTGTGTGCGGATTCGACCAAGATTCGCCGGGAACTAGGCTGGGTCCCCCGGTTTGAGACGCTCGAACCCATCGTGGCGAGTGCGTGGGAATGGCATCGCGAGCACCCCAGAGGGTTCGACGACCGGCCGACGCGGTGA